The proteins below are encoded in one region of Girardinichthys multiradiatus isolate DD_20200921_A chromosome 19, DD_fGirMul_XY1, whole genome shotgun sequence:
- the cdan1 gene encoding codanin-1 isoform X1 — protein sequence MAALLECVLSRKVGNDKVVGWLKNVQEGDKLSLSEPELIIHKQEFVAFLLNFLREQSSEALTHGPATPAKTPSRPRPPAQTQGFSDKTSCRSAGSEVGSRSASRVQLFSTATSVSPGNESDSAGQSGLSGVDAFNSHPLSTGWSPASRPSGSERRHGQKVCLGDFMVSPSEMRHSPSFQPHKGRRKSGGSTAIGGQARQGGGRGVPHSDEAGGRRSARGAGYGRISEQVSPSSPAHLNFNNLEDFPPVGSSAIFPGASKPSRRINPTPVSPDRPHSKPKTCFTSTPLQKASSPPRGMEPLEGPTTVRTPMSLQEERELLKMEKTSSFSNSFARTKLAQQAASLPPCSLDPCTPTKTGTRIESKVTPDPQTMCPEPSKVTFSSELDILAELYCTCISENLVPNLFLELFFVMQLLTSRSPHKHSDEEQLSLCSVNSDVLERCYLRQVHNCVYFAVKVLENQFQLVVHLDKCTLRLLAENDRVASFSPKLKDCFTQAQDRSTAKLSPSASTFIHSVPFQPATDNRSNFGSDKAFHTFKKQRDIFYEVLREWEDLHKEPGWNFDAVLGTKIRGMMSQLTSAGNHSHFARLFLKQLVQMGKGPRTSNPSVDTPDADLLGMLGADSLGRLKRLEERLIQPHGVVGPCPPPSFPGHQGFFRNFIQTASCCQMNQHLQDSLCQQLLHLDEVSILSPPASIGEGEEEEDGDMEQQDEKQRFASVLLLARLLAKFLGFISFLPYQTSEKPSKEIQETSVALRSKSVQVLDVCAVLRNSVRRRRTILTVPWVVEFLSMLDFVGPLLLCYRVALATLLLLYRRLQLNRNEEMCYLNKLLLVSVLGWLFQIPVIPEDIFFTSEFTALVKEEGGDTGSLGLDCIPLVDQQLLYTCCPFLGEFRKLLAAFVSGSTARSGGIIRKITPTSAELKDTPTANRSQQKMQVDLEQAFFHNKPPSLRRTVEFVAERVGSNAVKHIKATLVQELVERGEKMLKDGLQSANSNSSKLNDSICAQLCDAGLEALAKATRFCNEKSPDAIRILLPVETTPPVLTTSENITRRLAAEKACSWLSANITALIRREWKSRYDRVIKALGSLVAPDSVDAEGAVVELVRQAQMNTPKKKQEKAESCPPLCKHSSFLPSDILIEIKELLSIAVGPRTDEELPTGSQLKILLQRVRDTLECRKFLTPVSEQMLQNCTVLLACKLVSGELPVRSLSWCSRHGGVAMDPSAGPEPPESDVLEQLAELWERGCCSSVPLHELFTPLTVTAVLKARDTEKKNYLFLVRKLVDKGILSEEEVTSYWRKLTDLTLPAQLIETFQLQSQSIKLSLPLAEMQTCSDMLQLSHQTIEGAT from the exons ATGGCGGCCCTTTTAGAATGTGTTCTGTCGCGGAAAGTGGGCAATGATAAGGTTGTGGGCTGGTTAAAAAACGTTCAG GAGGGTGACAAGTTGTCTTTGAGTGAACCTGAGCTGATTATCCACAAACAAGAGTTTGTCGCTTTCCTTTTAAACTTCCTGAGAGAGCAGAGCAGTGAAGCTCTCACTCATGGTCCTGCAACACCAGCCAAAACCCCCAGCCGCCCCAGACCCCCAGCACAGACTCAAGGCTTCTCTGACAAGACTTCCTGCAGGTCTGCTGGGAGTGAGGTTGGATCTCGCAGTGCCAGTCGTGTGCAGCTGTTCTCTACAGCTACATCTGTGTCACCTGGAAATGAGTCGGATTCTGCTGGTCAGTCAGGTCTGAGTGGAGTCGATGCCTTCAATAGTCACCCCTTGTCTACAGGGTGGAGTCCTGCTTCTAGGCCATCAGGCTCTGAGCGCAGGCATGGCCAGAAAGTCTGTCTCGGCGACTTCATGGTTTCCCCTTCTGAGATGCGGCATAGCCCCAGCTTCCAGCCACACAAAGGGCGCAGAAAGAGTGGTGGCAGCACAGCGATCGGAGGGCAAGCCAGGCAAGGAGGAGGGCGTGGGGTCCCTCACAGTGATGAGGCTGGTGGTAGGCGATCAGCAAGAGGAGCAGGGTATGGCAGGATAAGTGAGCAGGTTTCACCTTCATCTCCAGCTCATCTCAATTTCAACAACTTGGAAGACTTCCCTCCTGTTGGTTCATCGGCCATTTTCCCTGG GGCATCCAAGCCGTCCAGAAGAATAAACCCAACACCGGTCAGCCCAGACCGGCCTCACTCTAAACCAAAGACGTGCTTCACATCCACCCCTCTCCAGAAAGCTTCCAGTCCTCCACGAGGAATGGAGCCGCTTGAGGGACCGACAACGGTGCGCACTCCAATGAGCCTACAGGAAGAGAGGGAATTACTCAAAATGGAAAA aactTCAAGTTTTAGCAATTCTTTTGCGAG GACAAAGCTGGCCCAGCAGGCGGCCTCTCTTCCTCCGTGCTCTCTGGATCCCTGTACTCCTACCAAGACGGGAACTAGGATAGAATCTAAAGTTACACCAGACCCTCAGACGATGTGTCCTGAACCATCCAAAGTCACCTTCTCCTCAGAGCTCGATATTTTGGCTGAGCTGTACTGTACCTGCATTTCTG AAAACCTAGTGCCAAACCTTTTCCTCGAGCTTTTCTTTGTGATGCAGCTGTTGACATCCCGGTCTCCTCATAAACACAGCGATGAAGAGCAGTTGAGTTTGTGTTCAGTAAATTCAG ATGTCCTAGAAAGATGTTACCTGAGACAAGTGCACAACTGTGTCTATTTTGCAGTAAAAGTTTTGGAGAATCAATTTCA gttGGTCGTTCATTTGGACAAGTGCACTTTGCGTCTGCTGGCAGAGAACGATAGGGTGGCCTCTTTCTCTCCAAAACTTAAAGACTGCTTCACTCAGGCTCAGGACAGAAGCACAGCCAAG CTCTCTCCTTCAGCGTCCACTTTCATCCATTCAGTCCCATTCCAGCCTGCTACTGACAACCGTTCCAATTTTGGAAGCGACAAGGCCTTCCACACCTTTAAGAAACAGAG AGATATTTTCTATGAAGTGCTTCGAGAATGGGAGGACCTTCATAAAGAGCCAGGCTGGAACTTCGATGCTGTACTTGGAACTAAAATCAG AGGAATGATGAGTCAACTCACTTCTGCTGGAAATCATTCCCACTTTGCACGTCTGTTTTTGAAGCAGCTGGTTCAG ATGGGTAAAGGCCCTCGTACGAGCAACCCGTCGGTGGATACACCCGATGCTGACCTGCTGGGAATGCTGGGAGCTGACAGCCTGGGTCGTCTCAAGCGTCTTGAGGAGCGTCTCATTCAGCCTCATGGAGTTGTCGGCCCCTGTCCTCCTCCGTCCTTTCCTGGCCACCAAGGGTTCTTCAGGAACTTCATTCAGACAGCCAGCTG CTGCCAGATGAACCAGCACCTTCAGGACAGCCTGTGTCAGCAGCTACTCCACTTGGATGAGGTGTCCATCCTGAGTCCTCCTGCTTCCATTggggagggagaggaggaagaggatggAGATATGGAGCAGCAG GATGAGAAGCAGCGGTTCGCCTCAGTGCTGCTCCTAGCTCGTCTTCTGGCAAAGTTCCTGGGATTCATCTCCTTTCTCCCCTACCAAACATCAGAGAaaccctccaaagaaatacaGGAAACATCGGTAGCCCTACGCAGCAAG AGTGTTCAGGTGCTGGATGTTTGTGCTGTGCTGAGAAACAGCGTTAGGAGGAGGCGCACCATTTTGACCGTGCCCTGGGTGGTGGAGTTCCTCTCCATGTTGGACTTCGTTGGGCCTCTGCTTCTCTGCTACAGAGTGGCACTGGCTACACTGCTTCTACTATACAG GAGGCTGCAGCTGAACCGAAACGAAGAAATGTGTTACCTGAACAAGCTGCTGCTGGTGTCAGTGTTGGGATGGCTCTTTCAG ATTCCCGTGATTCCTGAGGACATTTTCTTCACCAGTGAGTTTACTGCACTGGTCAAGGAGGAGGGCGGTGACACGGGTTCTCTTGGACTT gACTGCATTCCACTGGTGGATCAGCAACTACTTTATACATGCTGTCCATTTCTTG GTGAGTTTCGTAAGCTCCTAGCAGCTTTCGTGTCTGGCAGCACAGCCAGGAGTGGAGGAATTATCCGCAAGATTACCCCCACTTCTGCAGAGCTCAAGGACACACCGACCGCCAACAGATCGCAGCAGAAAATGCAG GTGGACCTGGAGCAAGCCTTCTTCCACAATAAGCCTCCGTCGCTGCGCCGCACAGTGGAGTTTGTGGCTGAGAGGGTTGGATCCAACGCTGTCAAGCATATAAA GGCTACATTAGTGCAAGAGCTGGTGGAGAGAGGAGAGAAGATGCTGAAAGACGGGCTGCAGTCGGCAAATTCAAATTCTTCAAAGCTGAACGACTCCATATGTGCTCAGCTGTGTGATGCTGGCTTGGAAGCACTTGCGAAAGCCACCAG gTTTTGCAATGAAAAAAGCCCTGACGCCATACGTATACTGCTCCCTGTCGAGACCACGCCGCCG GTCCTGACTACATCTGAAAACATCACCAGGCGCCTAGCTGCTGAGAAAGCGTGCAGCTGGCTTTCTGCCAACATTACGG cccTGATCAGGCGTGAGTGGAAGAGCAGATATGACCGTGTGATAAAGGCTCTTGGCAGTCTAGTAGCTCCAGACTCTGTGGATGCAGAAGGCGCTGTGGTTGAACTGGTCCGGCAGGCGCAGATGAATACTCCCAAGAAGAAACAAGAGAAAGCGGAGTCCTGCCCTCCTCTTTGTAAACACAGCTCTTTCCTCCCCTCAGACATCCTCATTGAGATTAAG GAGCTGCTGAGCATCGCGGTGGGGCCCAGAACAGACGAGGAGCTGCCAACTGGCTCCCAACTCAAAATCCTGCTTCAAAGAGTCAGAGACACATTGGAGTGCAGAAAG TTCTTAACGCCTGTGTCAGAGCAGATGCTCCAGAACTGTACTGTGCTGCTCGCCTGCAAACTGG TGTCTGGAGAGCTGCCAGTGCGCTCTTTGTCATGGTGTAGCAGGCATGGCGGGGTTGCCATGGATCCCAGCGCCGGGCCAGAGCCCCCCGAGTCAGATGTTTTGGAGCAGCTTGCTGAGCTGTGGGAGAGAGGCTGCTGCTCCTCAGTCCCTCTTCATGAGCTCTTCACCCCACTCACAGTAACCGCTGTGCTGAAGGCCAGAGACACAGAG AAGAAGAACTACCTGTTTCTTGTTAGAAAGCTGGTCGACAAAGGAATATTGAGTGAGGAAGAGGTCACGTCATACTGGAGGAAACTAACGGACCTGACCTTGCCTGCA CAGCTGATTGAGACTTTCCAGCTGCAGTCTCAGAGTATTAAACTCTCTCTGCCTCTGGCTGAGATGCAAACGTGCTCAGACATGCTGCAGCTCTCTCATCAGACAATAGAGGGAGCAACCTGA
- the cdan1 gene encoding codanin-1 isoform X3: MAALLECVLSRKVGNDKVVGWLKNVQEGDKLSLSEPELIIHKQEFVAFLLNFLREQSSEALTHGPATPAKTPSRPRPPAQTQGFSDKTSCRSAGSEVGSRSASRVQLFSTATSVSPGNESDSAGQSGLSGVDAFNSHPLSTGWSPASRPSGSERRHGQKVCLGDFMVSPSEMRHSPSFQPHKGRRKSGGSTAIGGQARQGGGRGVPHSDEAGGRRSARGAGYGRISEQVSPSSPAHLNFNNLEDFPPVGSSAIFPGASKPSRRINPTPVSPDRPHSKPKTCFTSTPLQKASSPPRGMEPLEGPTTVRTPMSLQEERELLKMEKTKLAQQAASLPPCSLDPCTPTKTGTRIESKVTPDPQTMCPEPSKVTFSSELDILAELYCTCISENLVPNLFLELFFVMQLLTSRSPHKHSDEEQLSLCSVNSDVLERCYLRQVHNCVYFAVKVLENQFQLVVHLDKCTLRLLAENDRVASFSPKLKDCFTQAQDRSTAKLSPSASTFIHSVPFQPATDNRSNFGSDKAFHTFKKQRDIFYEVLREWEDLHKEPGWNFDAVLGTKIRGMMSQLTSAGNHSHFARLFLKQLVQMGKGPRTSNPSVDTPDADLLGMLGADSLGRLKRLEERLIQPHGVVGPCPPPSFPGHQGFFRNFIQTASCCQMNQHLQDSLCQQLLHLDEVSILSPPASIGEGEEEEDGDMEQQDEKQRFASVLLLARLLAKFLGFISFLPYQTSEKPSKEIQETSVALRSKSVQVLDVCAVLRNSVRRRRTILTVPWVVEFLSMLDFVGPLLLCYRVALATLLLLYRRLQLNRNEEMCYLNKLLLVSVLGWLFQIPVIPEDIFFTSEFTALVKEEGGDTGSLGLDCIPLVDQQLLYTCCPFLGEFRKLLAAFVSGSTARSGGIIRKITPTSAELKDTPTANRSQQKMQVDLEQAFFHNKPPSLRRTVEFVAERVGSNAVKHIKATLVQELVERGEKMLKDGLQSANSNSSKLNDSICAQLCDAGLEALAKATRFCNEKSPDAIRILLPVETTPPVLTTSENITRRLAAEKACSWLSANITALIRREWKSRYDRVIKALGSLVAPDSVDAEGAVVELVRQAQMNTPKKKQEKAESCPPLCKHSSFLPSDILIEIKELLSIAVGPRTDEELPTGSQLKILLQRVRDTLECRKFLTPVSEQMLQNCTVLLACKLVSGELPVRSLSWCSRHGGVAMDPSAGPEPPESDVLEQLAELWERGCCSSVPLHELFTPLTVTAVLKARDTEKKNYLFLVRKLVDKGILSEEEVTSYWRKLTDLTLPAQLIETFQLQSQSIKLSLPLAEMQTCSDMLQLSHQTIEGAT, translated from the exons ATGGCGGCCCTTTTAGAATGTGTTCTGTCGCGGAAAGTGGGCAATGATAAGGTTGTGGGCTGGTTAAAAAACGTTCAG GAGGGTGACAAGTTGTCTTTGAGTGAACCTGAGCTGATTATCCACAAACAAGAGTTTGTCGCTTTCCTTTTAAACTTCCTGAGAGAGCAGAGCAGTGAAGCTCTCACTCATGGTCCTGCAACACCAGCCAAAACCCCCAGCCGCCCCAGACCCCCAGCACAGACTCAAGGCTTCTCTGACAAGACTTCCTGCAGGTCTGCTGGGAGTGAGGTTGGATCTCGCAGTGCCAGTCGTGTGCAGCTGTTCTCTACAGCTACATCTGTGTCACCTGGAAATGAGTCGGATTCTGCTGGTCAGTCAGGTCTGAGTGGAGTCGATGCCTTCAATAGTCACCCCTTGTCTACAGGGTGGAGTCCTGCTTCTAGGCCATCAGGCTCTGAGCGCAGGCATGGCCAGAAAGTCTGTCTCGGCGACTTCATGGTTTCCCCTTCTGAGATGCGGCATAGCCCCAGCTTCCAGCCACACAAAGGGCGCAGAAAGAGTGGTGGCAGCACAGCGATCGGAGGGCAAGCCAGGCAAGGAGGAGGGCGTGGGGTCCCTCACAGTGATGAGGCTGGTGGTAGGCGATCAGCAAGAGGAGCAGGGTATGGCAGGATAAGTGAGCAGGTTTCACCTTCATCTCCAGCTCATCTCAATTTCAACAACTTGGAAGACTTCCCTCCTGTTGGTTCATCGGCCATTTTCCCTGG GGCATCCAAGCCGTCCAGAAGAATAAACCCAACACCGGTCAGCCCAGACCGGCCTCACTCTAAACCAAAGACGTGCTTCACATCCACCCCTCTCCAGAAAGCTTCCAGTCCTCCACGAGGAATGGAGCCGCTTGAGGGACCGACAACGGTGCGCACTCCAATGAGCCTACAGGAAGAGAGGGAATTACTCAAAATGGAAAA GACAAAGCTGGCCCAGCAGGCGGCCTCTCTTCCTCCGTGCTCTCTGGATCCCTGTACTCCTACCAAGACGGGAACTAGGATAGAATCTAAAGTTACACCAGACCCTCAGACGATGTGTCCTGAACCATCCAAAGTCACCTTCTCCTCAGAGCTCGATATTTTGGCTGAGCTGTACTGTACCTGCATTTCTG AAAACCTAGTGCCAAACCTTTTCCTCGAGCTTTTCTTTGTGATGCAGCTGTTGACATCCCGGTCTCCTCATAAACACAGCGATGAAGAGCAGTTGAGTTTGTGTTCAGTAAATTCAG ATGTCCTAGAAAGATGTTACCTGAGACAAGTGCACAACTGTGTCTATTTTGCAGTAAAAGTTTTGGAGAATCAATTTCA gttGGTCGTTCATTTGGACAAGTGCACTTTGCGTCTGCTGGCAGAGAACGATAGGGTGGCCTCTTTCTCTCCAAAACTTAAAGACTGCTTCACTCAGGCTCAGGACAGAAGCACAGCCAAG CTCTCTCCTTCAGCGTCCACTTTCATCCATTCAGTCCCATTCCAGCCTGCTACTGACAACCGTTCCAATTTTGGAAGCGACAAGGCCTTCCACACCTTTAAGAAACAGAG AGATATTTTCTATGAAGTGCTTCGAGAATGGGAGGACCTTCATAAAGAGCCAGGCTGGAACTTCGATGCTGTACTTGGAACTAAAATCAG AGGAATGATGAGTCAACTCACTTCTGCTGGAAATCATTCCCACTTTGCACGTCTGTTTTTGAAGCAGCTGGTTCAG ATGGGTAAAGGCCCTCGTACGAGCAACCCGTCGGTGGATACACCCGATGCTGACCTGCTGGGAATGCTGGGAGCTGACAGCCTGGGTCGTCTCAAGCGTCTTGAGGAGCGTCTCATTCAGCCTCATGGAGTTGTCGGCCCCTGTCCTCCTCCGTCCTTTCCTGGCCACCAAGGGTTCTTCAGGAACTTCATTCAGACAGCCAGCTG CTGCCAGATGAACCAGCACCTTCAGGACAGCCTGTGTCAGCAGCTACTCCACTTGGATGAGGTGTCCATCCTGAGTCCTCCTGCTTCCATTggggagggagaggaggaagaggatggAGATATGGAGCAGCAG GATGAGAAGCAGCGGTTCGCCTCAGTGCTGCTCCTAGCTCGTCTTCTGGCAAAGTTCCTGGGATTCATCTCCTTTCTCCCCTACCAAACATCAGAGAaaccctccaaagaaatacaGGAAACATCGGTAGCCCTACGCAGCAAG AGTGTTCAGGTGCTGGATGTTTGTGCTGTGCTGAGAAACAGCGTTAGGAGGAGGCGCACCATTTTGACCGTGCCCTGGGTGGTGGAGTTCCTCTCCATGTTGGACTTCGTTGGGCCTCTGCTTCTCTGCTACAGAGTGGCACTGGCTACACTGCTTCTACTATACAG GAGGCTGCAGCTGAACCGAAACGAAGAAATGTGTTACCTGAACAAGCTGCTGCTGGTGTCAGTGTTGGGATGGCTCTTTCAG ATTCCCGTGATTCCTGAGGACATTTTCTTCACCAGTGAGTTTACTGCACTGGTCAAGGAGGAGGGCGGTGACACGGGTTCTCTTGGACTT gACTGCATTCCACTGGTGGATCAGCAACTACTTTATACATGCTGTCCATTTCTTG GTGAGTTTCGTAAGCTCCTAGCAGCTTTCGTGTCTGGCAGCACAGCCAGGAGTGGAGGAATTATCCGCAAGATTACCCCCACTTCTGCAGAGCTCAAGGACACACCGACCGCCAACAGATCGCAGCAGAAAATGCAG GTGGACCTGGAGCAAGCCTTCTTCCACAATAAGCCTCCGTCGCTGCGCCGCACAGTGGAGTTTGTGGCTGAGAGGGTTGGATCCAACGCTGTCAAGCATATAAA GGCTACATTAGTGCAAGAGCTGGTGGAGAGAGGAGAGAAGATGCTGAAAGACGGGCTGCAGTCGGCAAATTCAAATTCTTCAAAGCTGAACGACTCCATATGTGCTCAGCTGTGTGATGCTGGCTTGGAAGCACTTGCGAAAGCCACCAG gTTTTGCAATGAAAAAAGCCCTGACGCCATACGTATACTGCTCCCTGTCGAGACCACGCCGCCG GTCCTGACTACATCTGAAAACATCACCAGGCGCCTAGCTGCTGAGAAAGCGTGCAGCTGGCTTTCTGCCAACATTACGG cccTGATCAGGCGTGAGTGGAAGAGCAGATATGACCGTGTGATAAAGGCTCTTGGCAGTCTAGTAGCTCCAGACTCTGTGGATGCAGAAGGCGCTGTGGTTGAACTGGTCCGGCAGGCGCAGATGAATACTCCCAAGAAGAAACAAGAGAAAGCGGAGTCCTGCCCTCCTCTTTGTAAACACAGCTCTTTCCTCCCCTCAGACATCCTCATTGAGATTAAG GAGCTGCTGAGCATCGCGGTGGGGCCCAGAACAGACGAGGAGCTGCCAACTGGCTCCCAACTCAAAATCCTGCTTCAAAGAGTCAGAGACACATTGGAGTGCAGAAAG TTCTTAACGCCTGTGTCAGAGCAGATGCTCCAGAACTGTACTGTGCTGCTCGCCTGCAAACTGG TGTCTGGAGAGCTGCCAGTGCGCTCTTTGTCATGGTGTAGCAGGCATGGCGGGGTTGCCATGGATCCCAGCGCCGGGCCAGAGCCCCCCGAGTCAGATGTTTTGGAGCAGCTTGCTGAGCTGTGGGAGAGAGGCTGCTGCTCCTCAGTCCCTCTTCATGAGCTCTTCACCCCACTCACAGTAACCGCTGTGCTGAAGGCCAGAGACACAGAG AAGAAGAACTACCTGTTTCTTGTTAGAAAGCTGGTCGACAAAGGAATATTGAGTGAGGAAGAGGTCACGTCATACTGGAGGAAACTAACGGACCTGACCTTGCCTGCA CAGCTGATTGAGACTTTCCAGCTGCAGTCTCAGAGTATTAAACTCTCTCTGCCTCTGGCTGAGATGCAAACGTGCTCAGACATGCTGCAGCTCTCTCATCAGACAATAGAGGGAGCAACCTGA